The following are encoded together in the Pirellulales bacterium genome:
- a CDS encoding SAM-dependent methyltransferase produces the protein MSTQHFIFATCQCGAEPALKAEISRKWPAFRFAFSRPGFTTFKVPTAAALPDDFDLHSVFARSHGFSLGKAEGETVEQRAQQVWKLAESRQFDALHVWQRDLHEPGYRGYEPSLTPVAAEAEAAIRAAGGGPWSAAGGQSADTIPAPVDCNQLSQPQSAGGLATIAKTRRRFAPANTARAGELVLDCVLVEPGQWRIGYHRASSTASRWPGGMFPLELPADAVSRAFLKMEEALAWSKMPLRANDLWAEIGSAPGGASQALLSHDVKVIGIDPAEMDERVLANPNFTHWKKRGADIRRREFRKVKYLVADINVAPSYTLDTVEAIVTHAEVKIQGLLLTLKLSDWKLAEQLPEFLDRIRHWGYGQVRARQLHHNRQEVCVGARRREK, from the coding sequence ATGTCGACACAACATTTTATTTTCGCCACGTGCCAATGCGGCGCGGAACCTGCCTTGAAGGCGGAAATCTCGCGCAAATGGCCCGCCTTTCGTTTTGCATTTTCGAGGCCGGGCTTTACAACGTTCAAAGTGCCGACGGCGGCCGCCCTGCCCGACGATTTTGATTTACACAGCGTGTTTGCCCGGTCTCACGGTTTTTCGTTGGGAAAAGCGGAAGGAGAAACCGTGGAACAGCGCGCCCAGCAAGTGTGGAAGCTTGCTGAATCGCGCCAGTTCGATGCACTGCATGTTTGGCAGCGCGATTTGCACGAGCCAGGCTATCGCGGATACGAACCGAGTTTGACTCCAGTGGCCGCCGAGGCCGAAGCGGCAATCCGAGCAGCAGGCGGTGGTCCGTGGTCGGCGGCCGGTGGTCAGTCGGCAGACACGATCCCCGCACCAGTTGATTGCAATCAGTTATCGCAACCGCAATCTGCGGGCGGTTTGGCAACTATCGCGAAAACGCGGCGACGCTTCGCGCCAGCCAATACGGCCAGGGCAGGGGAGTTGGTGCTGGATTGCGTCCTTGTCGAGCCCGGCCAATGGCGGATTGGTTATCATCGGGCGTCATCCACTGCGTCACGTTGGCCTGGCGGCATGTTTCCGCTGGAATTGCCCGCGGATGCCGTTTCGCGCGCATTCTTAAAAATGGAGGAAGCGCTGGCGTGGTCGAAAATGCCGCTGCGGGCGAACGATTTGTGGGCAGAAATCGGCAGTGCTCCCGGCGGAGCTAGCCAAGCTTTGTTAAGCCACGACGTAAAAGTGATCGGCATTGATCCGGCCGAAATGGACGAGCGGGTGCTGGCCAATCCCAATTTCACGCACTGGAAAAAGCGCGGGGCCGATATTCGCCGCCGTGAATTCCGCAAAGTGAAATATTTGGTGGCAGATATTAACGTGGCTCCTAGTTACACCCTGGACACGGTCGAAGCGATCGTGACGCACGCGGAAGTGAAAATTCAAGGGCTGTTGCTCACGCTGAAATTGTCGGATTGGAAACTGGCCGAGCAGCTGCCCGAGTTTCTCGATCGGATTCGCCATTGGGGTTACGGCCAAGTTCGCGCCCGGCAATTGCATCACAACCGGCAGGAAGTGTGCGTGGGGGCGCGGCGGAGGGAGAAGTGA
- a CDS encoding biotin--[acetyl-CoA-carboxylase] ligase — protein sequence MLDTQALLANTFLAYAEHHPLLDSTQSRARAVAEEEAAGKRALPALIVADVQTAGRGRANNRWYTGEGSLAFSLLVDPAQFGFERRKVPRLSLAAGVAIVDALAGRLAEHSLGLHWPNDVFVRDKKLAGILVEVLPSGRHIIGVGLNTNNSSDDAPPELRNSIATLRDLTGRLHDHTELLLAILENLEAALVQLSQPLETLGQRFDLLCLQRGETLTVYQGQQTITGRCVGIAPDGALLLDTPDGRREITSGTLRPPADW from the coding sequence GTGCTCGATACGCAAGCCCTGCTGGCAAACACGTTCCTGGCTTATGCGGAGCATCACCCGCTGCTCGATAGCACGCAATCGCGCGCCCGGGCGGTGGCCGAGGAGGAAGCGGCCGGAAAACGTGCCCTGCCCGCTTTAATTGTCGCCGATGTGCAAACCGCCGGCCGCGGTCGGGCAAACAACCGCTGGTATACCGGCGAGGGAAGTTTGGCGTTCAGCCTGCTGGTCGATCCGGCGCAATTCGGCTTCGAGCGCCGCAAGGTGCCGCGGCTTTCTTTGGCTGCCGGCGTGGCCATCGTCGATGCTTTGGCTGGGCGCCTGGCCGAACATTCGCTGGGTTTGCACTGGCCCAACGACGTGTTCGTCCGCGATAAAAAGCTGGCGGGAATTCTGGTTGAAGTGTTGCCCTCGGGCCGCCACATCATTGGCGTCGGCCTAAACACGAACAATTCCAGCGACGATGCGCCGCCGGAATTACGAAATTCCATTGCCACGCTGCGTGATCTGACGGGCCGGCTGCACGATCACACCGAATTGCTGCTGGCCATTTTGGAAAATCTGGAGGCGGCGCTCGTTCAGCTCAGCCAGCCGCTGGAAACGCTCGGCCAGCGTTTTGATTTGCTCTGTCTGCAGCGCGGCGAAACGCTGACCGTATATCAGGGCCAGCAAACTATCACCGGCCGCTGTGTGGGCATTGCCCCCGATGGCGCGCTGTTGCTCGACACGCCCGATGGCCGGCGCGAAATCACCAGCGGCACACTGCGTCCGCCGGCAGATTGGTGA
- a CDS encoding outer membrane beta-barrel protein — MTLARIVTRTLAGLAPCAGAARRGAVALLTGMLLLAATPLTIRAQEVRAPLPDPRSVLLSDDDNAHTDAENHPNPLRQPSDMETKPAPQKQGNQSGAKPANSNGTKPTNQNGAKPGNQNAANGTNQSGAKTSNPNGSNASSAAGTRQASAVRPASGTTAGSNPSVAWQPMRPSDDPPAFPMAPNSSAPYRSAPNPSMSGPGLQQPFSAPPVNAVPQMPPSKFSPLPSYSQPSGAPQMNGSQGEILQSLPSHASAFPSSDNTSEGCANCGPNGQGQYGPGGYGPQGSGTDAQTPYMFQPDHYPRALGPGEPLVGTSWQNRPFYVEGFAGTMIGDDAIKNSIGQESGFFTGGRLGLDYDYYWGVESRLGIAWMSLFDKRNPLNDLGNGDIVEWDMALLYYPWGDSKWRPFLLLGTGISQFDTFGGNARGYSATLFEFPFGAGIKFHFNEWLAWRFEVMDNLCFGDGTLDTMNNISFTAGLEYHFGGRRRNYWPWNPDPKH; from the coding sequence GTGACACTTGCGCGAATTGTAACTCGCACGCTCGCCGGCCTGGCGCCTTGTGCTGGTGCTGCGCGCCGAGGCGCCGTAGCGTTATTGACAGGAATGCTGCTTTTGGCCGCGACGCCGCTGACAATTCGCGCGCAAGAGGTGCGCGCGCCGCTACCTGATCCGCGATCGGTTCTGCTTTCGGACGATGATAACGCGCACACTGATGCAGAAAATCATCCCAATCCGCTGCGACAACCCAGCGATATGGAAACTAAGCCGGCGCCGCAAAAACAGGGCAATCAAAGCGGCGCAAAGCCGGCAAATTCCAATGGAACTAAGCCGACAAATCAAAATGGGGCAAAGCCTGGAAATCAAAACGCCGCGAACGGGACCAATCAAAGCGGCGCGAAAACATCGAATCCGAACGGTTCAAATGCATCCAGCGCCGCAGGCACAAGACAAGCCAGTGCTGTGCGTCCCGCTTCGGGCACCACGGCCGGAAGCAATCCTTCGGTGGCCTGGCAGCCGATGCGGCCTAGTGACGATCCGCCCGCCTTCCCCATGGCGCCGAACAGCTCCGCTCCGTATCGTTCCGCGCCGAACCCATCGATGAGCGGCCCGGGCTTGCAGCAACCTTTCAGCGCGCCGCCGGTGAATGCCGTGCCGCAAATGCCCCCTTCCAAATTCTCGCCGCTGCCATCTTATTCGCAGCCCTCGGGCGCGCCGCAAATGAACGGATCCCAGGGAGAGATTTTGCAGAGTTTGCCCAGCCACGCCTCTGCGTTCCCCTCGTCGGATAATACGTCCGAAGGTTGTGCCAACTGCGGTCCTAACGGTCAGGGTCAGTATGGTCCTGGAGGATATGGTCCACAAGGCAGCGGAACCGATGCACAAACGCCGTATATGTTTCAGCCCGATCATTATCCTCGGGCACTTGGTCCGGGCGAGCCGTTGGTGGGAACAAGTTGGCAGAACCGGCCGTTTTATGTTGAAGGATTCGCCGGCACCATGATTGGCGACGACGCCATCAAGAATTCGATCGGCCAGGAATCGGGCTTTTTCACCGGCGGCAGGCTGGGGTTAGATTACGACTATTACTGGGGTGTGGAATCGCGGCTGGGAATTGCGTGGATGTCGCTATTCGATAAGCGGAATCCCCTGAACGATTTGGGCAACGGCGACATTGTGGAATGGGACATGGCGCTGTTGTATTATCCTTGGGGCGATTCCAAATGGCGGCCGTTTTTGCTGCTGGGCACCGGCATTTCACAATTCGATACGTTTGGCGGAAATGCGCGCGGGTACTCGGCGACCTTGTTTGAATTTCCGTTTGGCGCCGGGATCAAATTTCACTTCAACGAATGGCTGGCGTGGCGGTTTGAAGTGATGGATAACTTGTGCTTCGGCGATGGCACGCTCGACACCATGAACAACATCTCCTTTACCGCCGGCCTGGAATACCATTTCGGCGGCCGGCGACGGAACTACTGGCCATGGAATCCGGACCCGAAGCATTAA
- a CDS encoding co-chaperone GroES, protein MSATATKSKPKSSSKTRLQPLGDRVVVEREESESRTSGGILLPDSAKNKPARGTVVSVGEGKLADDGKRKPLQVKPGDRVLFTSYAGEQFKVGDNELLLMHEEDILAVIE, encoded by the coding sequence ATGAGTGCGACGGCAACCAAATCTAAGCCAAAAAGCAGCAGCAAAACTCGTTTGCAGCCGCTAGGCGATCGGGTGGTAGTGGAACGGGAAGAGTCGGAATCACGCACCTCGGGCGGCATTTTGCTCCCAGACAGTGCGAAGAATAAGCCTGCCCGCGGAACCGTCGTAAGCGTTGGCGAGGGAAAACTGGCCGACGACGGCAAACGCAAGCCGCTGCAAGTAAAGCCCGGCGACCGTGTGTTGTTCACTAGCTACGCCGGCGAGCAATTCAAAGTGGGCGACAACGAATTGCTCCTAATGCACGAAGAAGACATTTTGGCGGTGATTGAGTAA
- the groL gene encoding chaperonin GroEL (60 kDa chaperone family; promotes refolding of misfolded polypeptides especially under stressful conditions; forms two stacked rings of heptamers to form a barrel-shaped 14mer; ends can be capped by GroES; misfolded proteins enter the barrel where they are refolded when GroES binds) — protein sequence MAKMMAFDQEAREAMRRGVSKLARAVKVTLGPKGRNVILQKSFGSPTVTKDGVTVAKEIDLEDVYENMGARMVREVASKTSDVAGDGTTTATVLAEAIFNEGLKAVVSGVNPIQLKSGIEKAVADIFDKLQKMSIKIKGKTEMAQVATVAANNDSEIGSILADAMERVGKDGVITVDEGKSLKTETEWVEGMQFDRGYLSPYFVTNPQQMKCELEDAYILVYEKKISNVKEIVPVLEQVVNAGKPLLIVAEEVEGEALATLVINRLRGTFQVCAVKAPGYGDRRKAMLEDIAVLTGATPVFESLGTKLESLTLADLGRAKKVIVDKDNTTVIEGAGKSAEIKGRIESIRREISTSTSDYDKEKLEERLAKLAGGVAKVNVGAATESEMKERKARVEDALHATRAAVEEGILPGGGVALLRASTSVKPEGVKHDEEIGYNIVVRACRAPLTMIASNAGQDGTVVCEKVSELKGNHGYNAASNEYEDLVKAGVIDPTKVTRTALQNAASVATLLLTSDALIAEKPKEEKGKKGPAGHGGYDDMY from the coding sequence ATGGCAAAGATGATGGCTTTCGATCAGGAAGCCCGCGAGGCAATGCGGCGCGGCGTTTCCAAGCTGGCCCGGGCGGTAAAAGTAACGCTTGGCCCTAAAGGCCGGAACGTAATTTTGCAAAAGAGCTTTGGCTCGCCGACGGTCACCAAAGACGGCGTCACCGTGGCCAAGGAAATTGATCTGGAAGACGTATACGAAAACATGGGCGCCCGCATGGTGCGCGAAGTGGCCTCCAAAACCAGCGACGTGGCCGGCGATGGCACCACCACCGCCACCGTCCTGGCCGAAGCCATTTTCAACGAGGGACTGAAGGCCGTTGTTTCCGGCGTGAATCCCATTCAATTGAAAAGCGGCATTGAAAAAGCCGTGGCCGACATTTTCGACAAGTTGCAAAAAATGTCGATCAAAATCAAAGGCAAAACCGAAATGGCGCAAGTCGCCACGGTGGCCGCCAATAACGACAGCGAAATCGGCAGCATTTTGGCCGACGCCATGGAACGGGTGGGCAAAGATGGTGTAATCACCGTCGACGAAGGCAAAAGCTTGAAGACCGAAACCGAATGGGTCGAGGGAATGCAATTCGACCGCGGCTATTTGTCCCCGTACTTCGTCACCAATCCGCAGCAAATGAAGTGCGAACTGGAAGACGCCTACATCCTGGTGTACGAAAAGAAAATTTCCAACGTGAAGGAAATTGTGCCGGTGCTGGAGCAAGTGGTGAATGCCGGCAAGCCACTGTTGATTGTGGCCGAAGAAGTGGAAGGCGAGGCGCTGGCCACATTGGTCATCAATCGGCTTCGCGGCACGTTCCAGGTGTGCGCCGTCAAGGCGCCCGGCTACGGTGATCGCCGCAAGGCCATGCTGGAAGACATCGCCGTGCTCACCGGCGCTACGCCCGTGTTCGAAAGCTTGGGCACCAAGCTGGAAAGCCTGACGCTGGCCGATTTGGGCCGCGCCAAAAAGGTGATTGTCGATAAGGACAACACCACCGTTATCGAAGGCGCCGGCAAAAGTGCGGAAATCAAGGGGCGCATCGAATCGATTCGCCGCGAAATTTCCACCTCGACCAGCGATTACGACAAGGAAAAACTGGAAGAGCGGCTGGCGAAGTTGGCCGGCGGCGTTGCCAAGGTCAACGTGGGCGCAGCGACCGAAAGCGAAATGAAGGAACGCAAAGCCCGCGTGGAAGACGCCCTGCACGCCACACGTGCAGCCGTGGAAGAAGGCATTTTGCCCGGCGGCGGCGTGGCATTGCTGCGGGCTAGCACTTCGGTCAAGCCGGAAGGCGTAAAGCACGACGAGGAAATTGGCTACAACATTGTGGTGCGGGCCTGCCGTGCTCCGCTCACGATGATTGCATCCAATGCGGGCCAGGATGGCACCGTGGTGTGCGAAAAGGTGTCCGAGCTGAAAGGCAACCATGGTTACAACGCGGCGTCCAACGAGTACGAAGATTTGGTGAAGGCGGGCGTAATCGACCCCACCAAGGTCACACGCACCGCACTACAAAATGCGGCCAGCGTAGCCACGCTGCTGCTCACCAGCGATGCGTTGATTGCCGAGAAGCCGAAGGAAGAAAAGGGCAAGAAGGGCCCAGCCGGCCATGGCGGCTACGACGACATGTATTAA
- a CDS encoding lectin-like protein, producing the protein MHGRLSLRLGMVLALMGVAAIAWSAPKGGKAKPGAAKAKAESEQAGDNSQPAAADAETSGGAKSADQPPLVALQGGEGSGNPGPLYHQVMHQAFLATAREEFAAGTYDAPLREAAPKTTQHVETFQLFSNFNPAQVKFEVTLNRMQAGKATQLWRKQFTIEKPNHDALEKEVTRAEAAMHAEFFDSLKADGLAPVAHAWRDDASVPADVQNLLTTLTIPSQFAAARKLHALIREDAESPERLSALARAYANLGMLTEYFWTTSTKDLTARALLYAERLYAKQPDVPALWCRGYVRALAGRQSTALADFEAAHQHAASDGGKPNEATPPTWAALAEAYCKYDAKALTENVEERYVPLASWLYYCAVEPSYVSPFLGTVVDSVLEKTPDAYRVIDAMTRESNYRNNWALRQMGAEYGLSTSGQYIYSELNDLPDAPAPIKEICQAVKPGSDEGAEEYKRRAKLMAALRAADADVKLRGEPSWSALASLFEDVALVQVFRALNSRAGGADDPVEQMWPLVADHPLGPLVKLHSNDDAVRKAAQQAAQNVKLQSLTMSGRHLFNGLPWYGGDEKVYEKMDTDVFHRFDETFRDDWQVYQDISDEFRDRVLLEQLLKDAPHMPVTVGGLLARQHDLAAPRVVAWEQQYAGNPDILLRLGRFYRDDGKYDEAIRIWQAALKQYPEEEIYSLMAETYLKQGDEDHWLATWEECMEKLPEPESNHTGILNNIARHSMRQRQWEKAWPYAQRAVDSGSSESLQTQAYCAEALQKWDLASEDFSAYSQQNSSDIFDWYWFCRRTGFGNQDEALQLLQKSMANYEPNSSDLMPYYYSVSLALDRRFEEANRWVSLVVGRTKDEVILMYAALLADRLGHSADRDAYLRKILSESPQHPPEELTRPAVEIISLAELMVDDLAAGGEGKIDYDEAARRGASAEPGQKGAFFFFLGDYYEIHGQKALTTKCWQQAMLDSRIDGTGRTLAGARLSDSFVSPDEYRTALQQPLSKEELHPGPLPKLRHPPDAVAFGEHYYKFIPHKAMTWSEAKQLADYMGGYLACIGSEDEEKFVASLCKRKTAWLGGYREKGQWKWLSGEPFGYENWAQPNIEQPYLHTMPGGKWQAMKNYPGQAGFVCEWGR; encoded by the coding sequence ATGCACGGTCGGCTGTCGCTTCGCTTGGGAATGGTTCTGGCGTTGATGGGCGTTGCTGCCATCGCCTGGAGCGCTCCCAAAGGGGGCAAAGCCAAGCCAGGGGCCGCAAAAGCCAAGGCCGAATCAGAACAGGCCGGCGACAATTCGCAACCGGCCGCCGCCGATGCAGAAACCAGCGGCGGTGCAAAATCGGCCGATCAGCCGCCGCTGGTGGCACTGCAAGGAGGCGAAGGATCTGGCAATCCTGGGCCGCTGTATCACCAGGTAATGCATCAGGCGTTTTTGGCTACGGCCCGTGAGGAATTTGCGGCCGGCACTTACGATGCTCCGTTGCGCGAAGCGGCGCCCAAAACAACGCAGCATGTGGAAACATTTCAGCTGTTTTCCAATTTCAATCCGGCGCAAGTGAAATTTGAAGTCACGCTGAACCGCATGCAGGCAGGCAAAGCCACACAGTTGTGGCGTAAGCAATTCACGATCGAAAAGCCCAACCACGATGCGCTGGAAAAGGAAGTCACCCGAGCCGAAGCCGCCATGCACGCGGAGTTTTTCGACTCCTTGAAAGCCGACGGCCTGGCGCCGGTGGCCCACGCCTGGCGAGACGATGCCTCCGTGCCCGCCGATGTGCAAAACTTATTGACCACGTTGACCATTCCCAGCCAGTTTGCCGCGGCGCGGAAGCTGCACGCCTTAATTCGCGAAGATGCCGAATCGCCGGAGCGGCTTTCGGCCCTGGCTCGGGCTTACGCCAATTTGGGAATGCTGACCGAGTATTTCTGGACCACGTCGACAAAGGATTTGACGGCCCGAGCACTCTTGTATGCAGAACGGCTGTATGCCAAGCAGCCCGATGTGCCGGCCTTATGGTGCCGCGGATATGTGCGGGCGTTGGCGGGCCGGCAATCGACGGCGCTGGCCGATTTTGAAGCGGCCCATCAGCATGCGGCCAGCGACGGCGGCAAACCCAACGAGGCAACGCCGCCGACTTGGGCGGCTTTGGCCGAAGCGTACTGTAAATACGACGCCAAAGCGCTTACGGAAAACGTCGAGGAGCGCTATGTTCCGCTGGCCAGTTGGCTGTATTACTGTGCCGTCGAACCCTCGTACGTCTCGCCGTTTTTGGGCACCGTGGTCGACTCTGTGCTGGAGAAAACTCCGGATGCCTATCGGGTCATTGATGCCATGACGCGCGAAAGCAACTACCGCAATAACTGGGCGCTGCGGCAAATGGGAGCGGAATATGGACTGAGCACTTCGGGCCAATACATCTATTCTGAATTGAACGATTTGCCCGATGCCCCTGCCCCAATCAAAGAAATTTGCCAGGCAGTTAAGCCGGGGAGCGATGAAGGGGCGGAGGAATATAAGCGGCGGGCCAAGCTCATGGCGGCGCTGCGAGCCGCCGACGCCGATGTCAAGCTGCGAGGCGAGCCCAGTTGGAGCGCGCTGGCCTCGCTGTTCGAAGACGTGGCCCTGGTGCAGGTATTTCGTGCATTGAATTCGCGAGCTGGCGGCGCCGATGATCCGGTCGAGCAAATGTGGCCGTTGGTGGCCGATCATCCATTAGGACCGCTGGTGAAACTGCATTCCAACGATGATGCTGTCCGAAAGGCCGCCCAGCAAGCGGCCCAGAACGTCAAGCTTCAAAGCCTGACCATGAGTGGCCGGCACCTGTTCAACGGGCTGCCTTGGTACGGCGGGGATGAAAAAGTTTATGAAAAAATGGATACCGATGTGTTTCATCGGTTCGATGAAACTTTCCGCGACGATTGGCAAGTGTACCAAGATATCAGCGACGAATTTCGAGATCGCGTGCTGCTGGAGCAATTGCTCAAAGATGCTCCCCACATGCCCGTGACCGTGGGGGGTTTACTGGCGCGGCAACACGATTTGGCGGCGCCCCGGGTGGTTGCCTGGGAGCAGCAATATGCCGGCAATCCCGATATTTTGCTCCGGCTGGGGCGCTTTTATCGCGACGACGGCAAATACGATGAGGCCATTCGCATTTGGCAGGCGGCGCTGAAGCAGTATCCGGAGGAAGAAATTTATTCGCTGATGGCCGAAACGTACTTGAAGCAAGGAGACGAAGACCATTGGCTGGCCACGTGGGAAGAATGCATGGAAAAACTTCCCGAGCCAGAATCTAATCATACGGGAATTTTGAACAATATTGCCCGGCACTCCATGCGCCAGCGGCAATGGGAAAAAGCATGGCCTTATGCCCAGCGAGCGGTGGATTCAGGATCGAGCGAGTCGCTGCAGACCCAGGCGTATTGTGCCGAGGCGCTGCAAAAATGGGATCTGGCCAGCGAAGATTTTTCCGCATACAGCCAGCAAAATTCCAGCGACATCTTCGATTGGTATTGGTTTTGCCGCCGGACGGGCTTCGGCAATCAGGACGAGGCCTTGCAGTTGTTGCAAAAATCAATGGCCAACTACGAACCCAATTCATCCGATTTGATGCCGTATTATTATTCGGTTTCGTTGGCGCTGGACCGCCGGTTTGAAGAAGCCAACCGGTGGGTCAGCCTGGTGGTGGGGCGCACCAAGGACGAAGTCATTCTGATGTATGCGGCATTGCTGGCCGATCGCTTGGGCCATTCCGCCGATCGCGATGCCTATTTGCGAAAAATTCTGTCGGAATCTCCCCAGCACCCACCCGAGGAGCTAACGCGGCCGGCGGTGGAAATCATTTCTTTGGCGGAATTAATGGTCGACGATTTGGCGGCCGGCGGCGAGGGGAAAATTGATTACGACGAAGCCGCACGCCGTGGAGCCAGCGCCGAGCCGGGACAAAAGGGAGCGTTCTTTTTTTTCCTGGGCGACTATTACGAAATTCACGGCCAGAAGGCGCTGACCACCAAATGCTGGCAGCAGGCCATGTTGGATTCGCGGATCGATGGCACCGGCCGCACGCTGGCCGGGGCCCGGCTGTCGGATTCGTTTGTTTCGCCTGACGAATATCGGACCGCGCTGCAACAACCCCTAAGCAAGGAGGAATTGCACCCCGGTCCCCTGCCGAAATTGCGGCATCCGCCCGATGCCGTGGCATTCGGCGAGCATTACTACAAATTCATTCCGCACAAGGCCATGACGTGGTCGGAAGCCAAGCAACTGGCCGATTACATGGGCGGTTATCTGGCCTGCATTGGCAGCGAGGATGAAGAAAAGTTTGTGGCCAGCTTGTGCAAGCGCAAGACTGCGTGGTTGGGCGGTTACCGCGAAAAAGGCCAATGGAAGTGGCTTAGCGGTGAACCGTTTGGGTATGAAAACTGGGCGCAGCCGAATATCGAGCAGCCGTATTTGCATACGATGCCCGGCGGAAAATGGCAAGCGATGAAAAATTATCCCGGCCAGGCGGGCTTTGTTTGCGAATGGGGACGGTAG
- the tyrS gene encoding tyrosine--tRNA ligase, giving the protein MVQNIISELEWRGLIHQTTEPAPQMAAWLNEKPRTVYAGFDPTADSLHVGHLMALLLLRRFQRAGHTPIALIGGATGMIGDPSGKSEERNLLSAETLQKNIAGMLPQLKQFLDFDSADNRAQLVNNIDWIGPFTYLDFLRDVGKHFPVNVMLAKDSVKGRLERESGISYTEFSYMLVMAYDFVHLHKQFHCELQIGGSDQWGNVTAGIDLARRMSGAQLYGLTNPLLLKSDGNKMGKTESGALWLSAERTSPYQFYQYWINVDDADAGKCLRFLTELPQNEVEALDAARAADPGKRESQRRLAKELTQLVHGETGLATARRATEIFFGAEISQLSDKQLAEIFADVPSRELPRSRLAGEGLPLIDALVESGLAKSKGDARRTIQQGGAYVNNRRVGELEAKLTTADLASETVLVLRSGKKSYALLRFV; this is encoded by the coding sequence ATGGTACAAAACATCATTTCAGAGTTGGAGTGGCGCGGGCTCATTCATCAAACCACCGAGCCTGCGCCGCAAATGGCCGCCTGGCTAAATGAAAAACCTCGCACGGTATATGCCGGGTTTGATCCCACGGCCGACAGCTTGCACGTGGGCCATTTAATGGCGCTGTTGCTGTTGCGCCGCTTTCAGCGGGCGGGGCACACGCCCATTGCCTTAATCGGCGGAGCCACGGGCATGATTGGCGATCCCAGCGGCAAAAGCGAAGAGCGTAATTTGTTATCGGCGGAAACCCTGCAAAAAAACATTGCGGGAATGCTGCCGCAGTTGAAGCAGTTTCTCGATTTTGACTCAGCCGACAACCGCGCGCAACTGGTCAACAACATTGATTGGATTGGTCCCTTCACGTATCTCGATTTTCTGCGCGATGTTGGCAAGCACTTTCCCGTCAACGTCATGCTGGCGAAAGATTCTGTGAAGGGCCGCTTGGAGCGTGAAAGTGGCATCAGCTACACCGAATTCAGCTACATGCTGGTTATGGCGTACGATTTTGTCCATTTGCATAAGCAGTTTCACTGCGAGCTGCAAATCGGCGGCAGCGATCAGTGGGGCAACGTCACCGCCGGCATTGATTTGGCCCGCCGCATGTCCGGCGCGCAGCTTTACGGCCTCACCAATCCGCTGCTGCTAAAAAGCGATGGCAACAAAATGGGCAAAACCGAAAGCGGCGCGCTGTGGCTTTCGGCAGAGCGAACCAGTCCCTATCAGTTTTACCAGTATTGGATCAATGTGGACGATGCCGATGCCGGCAAGTGCCTGCGGTTTCTGACTGAATTGCCGCAAAACGAAGTGGAAGCCCTCGATGCGGCCCGCGCCGCCGATCCCGGCAAACGGGAAAGCCAGCGCCGCCTGGCGAAAGAATTGACGCAGTTGGTTCACGGCGAAACGGGACTCGCCACCGCCCGCCGCGCCACGGAAATTTTCTTCGGCGCCGAAATCAGCCAGTTGAGCGACAAGCAGCTGGCCGAAATTTTTGCCGACGTGCCCAGCCGCGAACTTCCGCGCAGCCGACTGGCCGGCGAAGGCCTGCCGCTAATCGATGCCTTGGTCGAAAGTGGACTGGCAAAAAGCAAAGGCGATGCCCGCCGCACGATCCAACAAGGCGGGGCTTATGTCAACAATCGCCGCGTGGGGGAATTGGAAGCCAAGCTCACGACGGCGGATTTAGCCAGCGAAACTGTGCTGGTGCTCCGCAGCGGAAAAAAATCGTACGCGCTGCTGCGGTTTGTTTGA